Proteins encoded within one genomic window of Diorhabda sublineata isolate icDioSubl1.1 chromosome 1, icDioSubl1.1, whole genome shotgun sequence:
- the LOC130443683 gene encoding uncharacterized protein LOC130443683, with product MSLDGSIKSNSLSESSGSSSNHLPFYQEHFDIMTDVALNGSPASNLTRSGTVKRADGSRFFIKKNVVGRSFSEDDDSVFLSKDKVNPVGSCLNNRFRRSLDSTFRRSLESISEHKKTKPFSPTRTLSTSRGSSLDLFSSEQDCAVRSLTNNKNDEDETVQSPASSYLSWIESVNNIENTTTEVQPNDKNDVEGKVGEWNNFWLNYNTARNRYMSSTYLTDDRMADDVSEAISSNSTQKGLGEKPPGECIFLTVDEIHEALKYSKKLTEILQTALIRSNHDCENSNPETSFYSESFSRRNSSPKEDNGSIFTKEDLKRVARERSASYIITTQEHMKQKELVKPSNQSSSTSCINAILNTGVADILKRVISKRRDIMTPDDMSSVTRSFSEWGGK from the exons ATGTCTCTAGACGGTAGTATTAAATCAAATTCCCTCTCGGAATCATCGGGTAGTTCTAGTAATCATTTGCCGTTTTATCAGgaacattttgatattatgaCCGATGTAGCGTTGAATGGAAGTCCTGCGTCTAATTTAACAAGGAGCGGTACTGTAAAAAGAGCTGATGGGTCTCgcttctttattaaaaaaaatgttgttggTAGAAGTTTTTCCGAAGATGATGATAGTGTTTTTTTATCCAAAGATAAAGTTAATCCTGTCGGTTCTTGTTtaaataatcgatttagaaGATCTTTGGATAGTACGTTTAG gaGAAGTTTGGAATCGATATCGGAGCATAAGAAGACGAAACCATTCTCTCCCACACGTACGCTAAGTACTAGTAGAGGTAGTTCTTTGgatttattttcttctgaaCAAGACTGTGCCGTTAGGAgcttaacaaataataaaaacgacGAAGACGAAACCGTCCAAAGTCCGGCATCTAGTTATCTTTCTTGGATAGAAAGTGTTAATAACATTGAGAATACGACAACAGAAGTTCAACctaatgataaaaatgatgtaGAAGGAAAAGTTGGAGAGTGGAACAACTTTTGGTTGAATTATAATACTGCTAGAAATCGATATATGTCTAGCACTTATCTAACCGATGATAGAATG gCAGATGATGTATCGGAAGCGATAAGCAGTAATAGCACGCAGAAGGGATTAGGCGAAAAACCACCTGgagaatgtatatttttaacgGTTGACGAGATTCATGAAGCattgaaatattctaaaaagCTCACAGAAATTCTTCAAACAGCTTTAATACGAAGCAACCATGATTGCGAAAATTCAAATCCAGAAACTTCTTTCTATTCAGAATCATTTTCCAGACGa AATTCATCACCAAAAGAAGATAATGGTTCAATTTTTACTAAAGAAGATTTGAAAAGAGTCGCGAGAGAACGATCCGCGTCATACATAATAACAACTCAAGAACATATGAAACAAAAAGAGTTGGTTAAACCAAGTAACCAGTCGTCGAGTACGAGTTGCATTAACGCTATTTTAAATACTGGTGTAGCTGACATTCTAAAAAGAGTGATCAGCAAGAGACGAGACATTATGACACCGGATGACATGTCCTCGGTAACGAGAAGTTTTTCGGAATGGGGTGgcaaatga
- the LOC130443690 gene encoding TBC1 domain family member 13, producing the protein MAYKARLKEFDEILLQDIIDVDALKTLCFQGIPDDQIKRPLCWKLLLNYLPPEQNIWETCLQEKRNLYKQFIKEMIVMPGEKESNGDVTFGDHPLNINPNSEWQTFFKDNEVLLQIDKDVRRLCPDISFFQQPTEFPCKEIVDSNDVKRLHTRVQRSVLKCANVERKGLGITKIALSSKKANEDYAPMTEGKEAHWEVVERILFLYAKLNPGQGYVQGMNEIVGPIYFAFASDVDISFREHAEADCFFCFTNLMSEIRDFFIKSLDESDRGINEMMNRLLSQLKISDLDVWLKFQQLELKPQYYSFRWITLLLSQEFPLPDVLRIWDSLLSDKKRFNFLLFVCCAMIVILRNQLLEGDFPSNLKLLQNFPPMDVQIILSKAVELSQKRNFKLNTIR; encoded by the exons ATGGCATATAAAGCGAg GTTAAAAGAATTTGACGAAATTTTACTACAAGATATTATAGACGTAGACGCACTAAAGACACTTTGTTTCCAAG GTATTCCTGACGATCAGATAAAGCGTCCTTTATGTTGGAAACTTTTGTTAAACTACCTACCACCAGAACAAAATATTTGGGAAACATGTCTTCAAGAAAAAAGGAACCTTTACAAACAGTTCATAA AAGAAATGATTGTAATGCCTGGTGAAAAAGAATCCAATGGAGATGTTACATTTGGTGATCATCCTCTAAATATCAACCCTAACAGTGAATGgcaaacttttttcaaagacAATGAGGTGTTACTCCAAATAGATAAAGATGTTAGAAGACTGTGTccagatatttcatttttccaaCAACCTACAGAATTCCCCTGTAAAGAAATAGTTGATAGTAATGACGTAAAAAGACTGCACACTAGGGTACAAAGAAGTGTTCTCAAATGTGCCAATGTTGAAAGAAAGGGATTGGGAATTACtaag ATTGCTCTCTCATCAAAAAAAGCTAATGAGGACTATGCACCTATGACGGAAGGAAAGGAAGCTCATTGGGAAGTTGTTGAAaggatattatttttatatgccAAACTAAATCCCGGTCAAGGTTATGTTCAAGGAATGAATGAAATTGTTGGACCAATATATTTTGCATTTGCTTCTGATGTAGATATATCATTTAGAG aGCATGCTGAAGCCGattgttttttctgtttcacAAATTTAATGTCTGAAAtaagagatttttttataaaaagcttAGATGAATCTGATAGAGGAATTAATGAGATGATGAATAGGTTATTAagtcaattaaaaattagtGATTTAGATGTGTGGCTGAAATTTCAACAGTTAGAATTGAAACCACAATATTACAGTTTTAG GTGGATAACACTTTTATTATCTCAAGAATTTCCTTTACCAGACGTACTTAGGATATGGGATTCGTTATTATCggataaaaaaagatttaattttcttttatttgtgtGCTGCGCTATGATAGT aatattgcgAAACCAACTATTAGAAGGAGATTTCCCGTCCAATCtaaaattacttcaaaatttcCCCCCTATGGATGTacaaattattttgtcaaaGGCTGTAGAATTATCTCAAAAGAGAAATTTTAAACTGAATACTATACGTTAG